A genomic stretch from Bacterioplanes sanyensis includes:
- a CDS encoding OmpP1/FadL family transporter yields MKRAFPWRAALPLAIMAATLPAHGQLAQNLFLDTKAMSLGNAVTADPTGIMDIHFNPAGLTKLDGRQWQLQAMNVYLSATTRFALPDGYDPDESGLLPIHEDPVLQEGDGEASAAAYIPGYGIMPMNMLPILTLPTGGISIKPPGSKFTFANAVYAPMAAGFAKDDDDPGRYQAKQVALQRFTYLSPSFGYQVTDEFSVGASFLFSHQAVSVVQDIRAPSVLIGVLEELQDAFGCFDENGAPTGNDPLAPLVTLCGGDVGPYDDVGELRLSTEESLSPSFNVGLLWEPNDWFAFGLGYQSEAVSRLKGTYELEYTPEFADFFRSFRSSIIGAIGGAIFSLPTGVRKESGNVSVEMTYPQHLQLGTKFRFWDRYQLNVDAGWTDFEKWDSLKFEFDRQVSFLSTAKTLAPGLVTDTTLKQTLGYRSVWSWGFGFQYDLNSRIKLRLGYEPRETSIPKDARSAQAPLGFARLYSVGMGYQWDMDTVIDLSLSFMQSAESIKADPQEAEQAGDYPNSSNAINRNCLTCTVSNPYPGLDVDTELTIGSAGISFRTKF; encoded by the coding sequence ATGAAAAGGGCTTTCCCCTGGCGTGCGGCGCTGCCGTTGGCCATTATGGCGGCGACGCTTCCAGCTCACGGGCAGCTGGCGCAAAATCTATTTCTCGATACCAAAGCAATGTCACTCGGCAACGCGGTGACGGCGGATCCAACGGGCATTATGGATATCCATTTTAACCCGGCAGGACTGACTAAACTCGACGGTCGCCAGTGGCAGTTGCAGGCGATGAATGTGTATCTGTCTGCTACAACGCGCTTTGCGTTACCGGACGGCTACGACCCGGATGAGTCGGGTTTGTTGCCTATCCACGAAGACCCGGTGTTGCAAGAAGGCGATGGTGAAGCGTCGGCGGCCGCCTATATTCCCGGCTACGGCATTATGCCGATGAATATGTTGCCGATTCTGACATTGCCAACCGGGGGAATTTCGATCAAACCGCCTGGTTCTAAGTTTACCTTTGCTAATGCCGTTTATGCGCCGATGGCCGCCGGTTTTGCCAAAGATGACGATGACCCAGGGCGCTATCAGGCCAAGCAGGTGGCGCTGCAGCGTTTTACCTATTTGTCGCCATCGTTTGGTTATCAGGTCACGGACGAGTTTTCCGTTGGCGCCAGTTTTTTATTTTCTCACCAGGCGGTGTCCGTGGTGCAGGACATTCGTGCGCCGAGTGTATTGATTGGTGTGCTAGAGGAGCTGCAGGACGCCTTTGGCTGCTTTGATGAAAATGGTGCTCCGACGGGCAATGACCCGCTGGCGCCATTGGTGACCTTGTGTGGCGGTGATGTCGGGCCGTATGACGATGTGGGCGAGCTGCGTTTATCCACCGAAGAATCGTTGTCGCCATCTTTTAATGTGGGCTTGCTATGGGAGCCGAACGACTGGTTTGCTTTTGGTTTGGGATATCAAAGTGAAGCGGTGAGTCGCTTAAAAGGCACTTACGAGCTTGAGTACACGCCAGAGTTTGCAGACTTTTTCCGCAGTTTTCGCTCATCCATTATTGGTGCCATCGGTGGGGCGATTTTTTCGTTGCCGACCGGGGTGCGCAAAGAGTCGGGCAATGTATCGGTGGAAATGACCTATCCGCAGCACTTACAACTGGGCACCAAATTTCGTTTTTGGGATCGCTATCAACTGAATGTGGATGCCGGTTGGACCGATTTTGAAAAGTGGGACTCACTGAAGTTTGAATTTGATCGCCAGGTGAGTTTTTTAAGTACCGCGAAAACACTGGCGCCCGGTTTGGTGACCGATACCACGCTAAAACAAACCTTGGGCTATCGCAGTGTGTGGAGCTGGGGTTTTGGTTTCCAGTACGATTTAAATTCGCGTATCAAATTACGCTTGGGTTACGAGCCGCGTGAAACGTCCATTCCGAAAGACGCACGCAGTGCGCAGGCACCACTGGGCTTTGCACGGTTATACAGTGTCGGCATGGGCTACCAATGGGATATGGATACGGTCATTGACCTGTCTCTTAGTTTCATGCAGTCTGCCGAATCGATCAAAGCGGACCCTCAAGAAGCAGAGCAGGCGGGTGATTATCCCAATTCCAGTAACGCCATTAACCGGAACTGTCTGACATGTACCGTCAGCAACCCGTATCCGGGGTTGGATGTCGATACCGAGCTGACCATAGGTTCGGCTGGCATCAGCTTCCGTACCAAATTCTGA
- a CDS encoding anthranilate synthase component I family protein, whose product MIHQKLSFNARKLLKYCHFLDNPIVFYHGLSGAVPTADIDQQQQNAAASRRATLAFAPTEILQANNSEQLDDLLRQLQQPAKHAYANQQSKDSSASCDFVSGWAGVFGYDAGQYSQANAIAQPPPRSDHDLPLAWFGYYPISLQLCLDTNEVILCSATEQNIAPWLTALDALLNEPPEISPAAARDWQPEWNLAQYQAAFERIQAYLRSGDCYQTNLTMPFRCADDLTQQSPAELLEAFDAPHSGFLKTAEFSLFTVSPERFVRIDQRRLETRPIKGTAPRSSHPEEDQKLLDALRSCPKNQAENLMIVDLLRNDLSRYATAGSVKVEALFAPQSHANVHHLVSTIVAELKPEISHEQAIFAALPGGSITGAPKRRAMEIINELEVRSRGFYCGSMGYFDSRGHSDFNILIRSIIAKRDGAECWGGGGIVLDSTADSEYQEILNKVQRIMQQPL is encoded by the coding sequence ATGATACACCAAAAACTCTCATTCAACGCTCGTAAGCTACTGAAATACTGTCATTTTTTGGATAACCCAATCGTCTTTTACCATGGCCTGTCCGGCGCTGTGCCGACCGCTGACATCGATCAGCAACAGCAAAACGCCGCCGCATCACGCCGCGCCACATTGGCTTTTGCGCCAACCGAAATCCTGCAAGCGAACAACAGCGAGCAGCTAGACGACCTTTTGCGCCAGCTGCAGCAGCCTGCAAAACATGCATATGCAAACCAGCAAAGCAAAGACAGCTCGGCATCTTGCGATTTCGTTTCCGGTTGGGCCGGCGTATTTGGCTACGACGCCGGTCAATACAGCCAAGCCAATGCCATCGCACAACCGCCGCCGCGCTCGGATCACGACCTGCCGCTGGCCTGGTTTGGTTATTACCCGATATCGCTGCAGCTGTGCCTAGATACCAATGAGGTGATTTTGTGCTCAGCAACGGAGCAAAACATTGCCCCTTGGCTCACGGCCCTTGATGCTTTATTGAACGAGCCTCCCGAAATCAGCCCAGCGGCCGCACGCGACTGGCAGCCCGAGTGGAACTTGGCGCAATATCAAGCCGCTTTTGAGCGCATTCAAGCGTATTTGCGCAGCGGCGACTGCTATCAAACCAACCTCACCATGCCGTTTCGCTGTGCCGATGATTTAACCCAACAGTCGCCAGCGGAGCTGCTAGAGGCGTTCGATGCACCGCACAGCGGCTTTTTAAAAACCGCTGAATTTTCCCTGTTTACCGTCAGTCCAGAGCGCTTTGTGCGCATTGACCAACGGCGCTTAGAAACCCGTCCAATAAAAGGCACAGCACCGCGCAGTTCACACCCAGAAGAAGATCAGAAGCTGCTTGATGCATTACGAAGCTGCCCGAAGAATCAGGCGGAAAATCTGATGATTGTTGATTTGCTGCGCAACGATCTGAGTCGCTATGCCACCGCAGGCAGCGTCAAGGTGGAAGCACTATTTGCACCGCAGAGCCACGCAAATGTGCATCATCTGGTTAGCACCATCGTCGCTGAACTCAAACCCGAGATTAGCCACGAGCAAGCCATTTTCGCCGCTTTACCGGGTGGCTCCATTACCGGTGCACCGAAACGTCGGGCGATGGAAATCATCAACGAGTTAGAAGTGCGTTCGCGCGGCTTTTATTGCGGCTCAATGGGGTATTTTGATAGTCGCGGCCACAGTGACTTTAATATTTTGATCCGCTCCATTATTGCCAAGCGCGATGGCGCCGAGTGCTGGGGCGGCGGCGGCATCGTACTCGACAGCACCGCAGACTCTGAATATCAGGAAATCCTCAATAAAGTTCAGCGCATTATGCAGCAACCGCTGTAA
- the ppsA gene encoding phosphoenolpyruvate synthase: MTDYVLWFDQVSMGDVERVGGKNASLGEMISNLANAGVTVPNGFATTADAYREFLSYQGLDDRINAELSSLDVDDIRMLTETGARIRNWILEAPLPPGLEAAVEEAFAKLQGGNAKMAVAVRSSATAEDLPDASFAGQQETHLNIVGIDNVKHAIRDVFASLFNDRAIAYREHQGFDHHKVALSAGVQRMVRSETASSGVMFTLDTESGFDQVVFITSSYGLGETVVQGAVNPDEFYVHKENLQNNRPAILRRNLGAKAIKMVYNQDAAVGRSVETQRVDRADRQVFSINDAEIEALARQAMIIEQHYQRPMDIEWAKDGDDGRLYIVQARPETVKSRASKTVMERYLLQETGKVLVEGRSIGHRIGKGPVRIIDSVDEMDQVQPGDVLVADMTDPDWEPVMKRASAIVTNRGGRTCHAAIIARELGIPAVVGCEDATKLLSDGQDVTVSCAEGDTGFVYEGALNFDIRRNSVESMPELPFKIMMNVGNPDRAFDFQGLPNAGVGLARLEFIINRMIGVHPKALLNFDTLPEEVKPTVERRISGYASPVDFYVDKLVEGISTLAAAFWPKRVIVRLSDFKSNEYANLIGGRLYEPEEENPMLGFRGASRYISKNFRDCFELECRAMRRVRNDMGFTNVEIMVPFVRTPGEAEQVVNLLADNGLKRGENDLRLIMMCELPANAVLAEQFLEHFDGFSVGSNDLTQLTLGLDRDSGIIAHLFDERNPAILALLENAINACKKAGKYIGICGQGPSDHPDFAKWLMEHGIDSVSLNPDSVMDTWFFLADKDS; the protein is encoded by the coding sequence TTGACCGATTACGTACTCTGGTTTGATCAGGTATCAATGGGCGATGTAGAGCGGGTAGGTGGTAAGAATGCATCGCTCGGTGAAATGATCAGTAATCTGGCCAACGCAGGCGTTACTGTTCCTAACGGCTTTGCCACGACGGCCGATGCCTACCGAGAGTTCTTGAGCTATCAGGGGCTGGACGACCGTATTAATGCGGAGCTGAGCAGCTTGGATGTCGACGACATCCGCATGCTGACGGAGACCGGTGCGCGTATCCGTAACTGGATTCTTGAAGCGCCGTTGCCGCCTGGGCTGGAAGCGGCCGTTGAAGAGGCCTTTGCCAAGCTGCAAGGCGGCAATGCCAAAATGGCTGTAGCCGTGCGCTCGTCTGCCACCGCCGAAGACTTGCCCGATGCCTCCTTTGCTGGCCAGCAAGAAACGCACTTAAACATCGTCGGTATCGATAACGTCAAGCACGCCATCCGTGATGTGTTTGCCTCGCTGTTTAACGATCGTGCTATTGCCTACCGCGAGCATCAGGGTTTTGACCATCACAAGGTGGCGCTGTCGGCCGGTGTGCAACGCATGGTGCGCAGTGAAACGGCGTCCAGTGGTGTGATGTTTACCTTGGATACCGAATCCGGTTTCGATCAGGTGGTATTCATTACCTCGTCTTATGGTCTCGGTGAAACCGTTGTCCAGGGTGCGGTGAACCCGGATGAGTTTTACGTTCACAAAGAAAACCTGCAAAACAATCGTCCGGCGATCTTGCGTCGCAACCTTGGCGCTAAGGCCATTAAAATGGTCTACAACCAAGACGCTGCAGTGGGCCGCTCGGTAGAAACCCAACGCGTCGATCGCGCTGACCGTCAGGTATTTTCCATCAATGACGCGGAAATCGAAGCACTGGCACGCCAGGCAATGATTATCGAGCAGCATTACCAGCGCCCGATGGACATCGAGTGGGCCAAAGACGGCGACGATGGCCGCCTGTACATCGTACAAGCACGCCCAGAAACCGTAAAAAGTCGCGCCAGCAAAACCGTGATGGAGCGCTACCTGCTGCAAGAAACCGGCAAAGTACTGGTGGAAGGGCGCAGTATTGGTCACCGCATTGGCAAAGGTCCGGTTCGTATTATCGATTCCGTCGATGAAATGGATCAGGTGCAGCCGGGGGATGTGCTGGTGGCGGACATGACCGACCCAGACTGGGAGCCGGTAATGAAACGTGCCTCCGCCATTGTCACTAACCGTGGTGGTCGTACCTGTCATGCTGCGATTATCGCGCGTGAATTGGGTATTCCAGCGGTGGTGGGCTGTGAGGATGCCACCAAACTGCTGAGCGATGGTCAGGACGTGACGGTATCTTGCGCTGAAGGTGACACCGGCTTTGTTTACGAAGGTGCGTTGAACTTTGATATTCGTCGCAACAGTGTGGAATCCATGCCGGAGTTGCCGTTCAAAATTATGATGAACGTCGGCAACCCAGATCGTGCGTTTGATTTCCAAGGTTTGCCCAATGCCGGTGTCGGCTTGGCGCGGTTGGAATTTATTATTAATCGCATGATTGGTGTGCATCCAAAAGCGCTGTTGAATTTTGATACCTTGCCAGAGGAAGTAAAACCCACCGTTGAGCGACGCATTTCGGGATACGCCAGCCCGGTGGATTTTTACGTCGACAAACTGGTGGAAGGTATTTCTACGCTGGCCGCAGCCTTCTGGCCCAAGCGTGTGATCGTGCGTTTGTCCGACTTTAAATCAAACGAATACGCCAACTTAATTGGCGGTCGTTTGTACGAGCCGGAAGAAGAAAATCCGATGCTGGGCTTCCGCGGCGCTTCGCGTTATATCTCCAAGAATTTCCGCGATTGTTTTGAGCTGGAATGTCGTGCCATGCGTCGTGTGCGCAACGACATGGGCTTTACCAACGTAGAAATCATGGTGCCCTTTGTGCGCACGCCGGGCGAAGCGGAGCAAGTGGTGAACTTGCTGGCAGACAATGGTTTGAAGCGCGGCGAAAACGATCTGCGCTTAATCATGATGTGTGAGCTACCAGCAAATGCGGTACTGGCTGAGCAATTCCTTGAGCATTTTGATGGTTTCTCTGTCGGCTCTAACGATTTAACCCAACTGACACTGGGTTTGGATCGCGACTCCGGTATCAT
- a CDS encoding flagellar protein FilC, with amino-acid sequence MLTRHSLYALPLLLVLLPAAWADDNDLSKAREALSKQESDADTEKALEEVFEAAEKNYSLLRQGGVGLNYNFDYSYYGDQRINLVVEPNLDEDGEPTGSSSIRNADVSPVASHTFTNSFTLDYGVLNNLTVSGRLPLVAKFDTEESLTTYALGDISGTVRWQPWEYVPGTLSKTLFSTFKSKTGDSPYEIDLDKHLSSGSGYYSWSGGLSASKVMDPVVLFGSGSYGYNIPVTGLDQVRGSSLLQEVHPGNSLSLSMGFAYSLSYDVSLSVSFQGSYNDETRFKLYTPATGEYTNSVSGSQLSGIMNFALGVRVSPKTIANINVGFGMTELSPDIILGLSLPIDIEGVKPAAAN; translated from the coding sequence ATGCTGACTCGCCACTCTTTATACGCACTGCCGTTGCTGCTGGTGCTGCTGCCCGCGGCTTGGGCTGATGATAACGACCTGTCGAAGGCACGTGAGGCGCTGTCGAAGCAGGAAAGCGATGCGGACACGGAAAAAGCGCTGGAAGAAGTATTTGAAGCCGCCGAGAAAAACTATTCACTGCTGCGCCAGGGCGGCGTTGGTCTGAATTACAACTTCGACTACAGCTATTACGGCGACCAGCGCATTAACTTGGTGGTGGAGCCAAACTTGGATGAAGACGGTGAACCGACCGGCAGTTCGTCCATTCGCAACGCCGATGTCTCACCAGTGGCCAGTCATACTTTTACCAACTCATTTACGCTGGACTACGGCGTATTGAATAACCTTACCGTCAGTGGCCGTCTGCCGTTGGTGGCGAAGTTTGATACCGAAGAAAGTCTGACCACGTACGCGCTGGGCGATATCAGCGGTACCGTACGCTGGCAACCCTGGGAATATGTGCCGGGTACGTTAAGTAAAACGCTGTTTTCAACCTTTAAAAGCAAAACCGGCGACAGCCCCTACGAGATCGATCTGGATAAGCATTTATCCAGTGGCTCGGGGTATTACAGCTGGAGCGGCGGTTTGAGCGCGTCAAAAGTGATGGACCCAGTGGTGCTGTTTGGCTCTGGCAGTTATGGCTACAACATACCGGTAACGGGCTTGGATCAGGTGCGTGGCTCATCGTTATTGCAAGAAGTGCATCCGGGAAACTCGTTGTCACTGTCGATGGGTTTTGCGTATTCACTGTCTTACGACGTGTCGTTGAGTGTGTCGTTCCAGGGCTCTTACAACGACGAAACGCGGTTTAAGTTGTATACGCCTGCGACGGGTGAATACACCAATTCCGTCAGTGGCAGTCAGCTGTCGGGCATTATGAATTTTGCGCTGGGCGTGCGCGTGTCGCCGAAAACCATCGCTAATATCAATGTCGGTTTTGGTATGACCGAGTTATCACCCGATATCATTCTGGGGCTGTCGTTACCGATCGATATCGAAGGTGTAAAACCGGCCGCAGCGAATTAA
- the ppsR gene encoding pyruvate, water dikinase regulatory protein, translating to MKRYAFFISDGTGITAETLGNSLLAQFERLEFERITMPYVDDEEKAHAAVAKMNQAAQDSGQPVILFDTIVNKSIRAIVDSADAFKVDIFATFLAPLEQELGTESSYSVGKSHLATDSHDYQARIDAINFALDNDDGARTRQYAEADIILVGVSRCGKTPTSLYMAMQFGIKAANYPLTEEDMLDLKLPKSLSEHRDKLYGLSIDPDRLALIRSERRANSRYASLKQCYLEVEEVELLYQREQIPYISTTARSIEEIATRILADTGLQRRLKT from the coding sequence ATGAAGCGATACGCATTCTTCATTTCCGATGGCACCGGCATTACCGCAGAAACCTTAGGGAATAGCCTATTAGCCCAGTTTGAGCGCTTAGAATTCGAGCGCATCACCATGCCCTACGTAGACGATGAAGAGAAAGCGCACGCGGCAGTGGCGAAGATGAATCAAGCCGCCCAAGACAGTGGCCAGCCGGTAATTTTGTTCGACACCATCGTCAATAAGAGCATCCGCGCTATTGTCGATTCTGCCGATGCTTTCAAGGTCGATATTTTTGCCACCTTTTTAGCACCGCTGGAGCAAGAACTGGGCACTGAGTCCTCCTACAGCGTGGGCAAATCGCATTTGGCCACCGACAGCCACGATTATCAGGCCCGCATTGACGCCATCAACTTCGCCCTCGACAACGACGACGGCGCGCGCACGCGTCAATATGCCGAGGCTGACATCATTTTGGTGGGCGTCTCGCGCTGCGGCAAAACACCGACCAGCCTGTACATGGCAATGCAGTTCGGCATCAAAGCCGCTAACTACCCGCTGACCGAAGAAGACATGCTGGATTTAAAACTGCCGAAATCCCTCAGCGAACATCGCGACAAGCTGTATGGCCTGTCGATTGACCCAGACCGCTTGGCACTGATTCGCAGCGAACGACGCGCCAACAGCCGCTACGCCTCGCTTAAGCAATGTTATTTGGAAGTCGAAGAAGTGGAATTGCTGTATCAGCGCGAGCAGATTCCCTACATCAGCACCACCGCGCGCTCGATTGAAGAAATCGCCACACGTATTTTGGCCGATACTGGCCTGCAGCGACGCCTCAAAACATAA
- a CDS encoding C39 family peptidase encodes MINELAMVNDRQPGDTVIRYDVNQPFQSDQLVNVEPLAVQRFHNVVRQQYDYSCGSAALTTLLDFYLGRNFRERQVMEGLLRFGETERIIQRRGFSLLDMKRLVTALGHPSGGFRADADDLRELDHPAIAPIDHGGFKHFVVIRAVHEDRVYLADPAQGNISFTMHRFLEIWDNNILFIVFPNGHTPANGLALREEDMRFVSESVIADNALREFPLLAMRYEDTISNKIASLSNNAKSSYELKLDDNGQAMTNEDGNYLYEIILEDADDGVSPSEYNVRVTQDPTERIEKTLRFRRK; translated from the coding sequence ATGATCAACGAGCTGGCTATGGTAAACGACCGCCAGCCCGGCGACACCGTTATTCGCTATGACGTGAACCAGCCATTTCAAAGTGATCAGCTGGTCAATGTCGAACCGCTGGCGGTGCAGCGTTTTCATAACGTAGTGCGCCAGCAATACGACTATTCTTGCGGCTCTGCTGCCTTAACCACTTTGCTGGACTTTTATCTCGGCCGTAACTTTCGTGAACGCCAAGTGATGGAAGGCTTGCTGCGTTTTGGTGAAACCGAACGCATCATTCAGCGTCGTGGCTTTTCATTGCTGGATATGAAACGGCTGGTAACGGCACTGGGGCACCCGTCAGGTGGCTTTCGCGCCGATGCCGACGACCTGCGTGAGCTGGATCACCCAGCCATTGCACCAATTGACCACGGCGGCTTTAAACACTTTGTGGTCATTCGCGCAGTGCACGAGGATCGTGTGTACTTGGCCGACCCGGCGCAGGGTAATATCAGTTTCACCATGCATCGGTTTTTAGAAATTTGGGACAATAACATTCTGTTTATTGTCTTCCCCAATGGCCATACGCCAGCCAATGGGCTGGCGCTGCGTGAAGAAGACATGCGCTTCGTGTCGGAGTCGGTGATTGCCGACAACGCTCTGCGTGAGTTTCCTCTGTTGGCAATGCGTTACGAAGACACTATTTCTAACAAGATTGCCTCGCTTAGTAATAACGCCAAATCCAGCTATGAGTTGAAGCTGGATGACAATGGTCAAGCGATGACCAATGAAGATGGCAATTATTTGTATGAAATTATTCTTGAAGATGCCGATGACGGTGTCAGTCCATCCGAATACAATGTCCGGGTAACGCAGGACCCAACGGAACGCATCGAAAAAACACTGCGCTTTAGAAGAAAATAA
- a CDS encoding DUF4124 domain-containing protein — protein MPAFAADSDYYTWVDEQGRVHNSPKPGFAVAPKPGAERGANSETQPGINQNDSATPEVNNGSSSSEFDPADFPDEAEVIRRQQQQLQQQPPFYIWVDERGVSHIQTFTVGEGTAPVVPEAATFDHILIPPFRWQHNASDCCERYLFAFKQALPADETQSFDAFDRAQPFLWQGQAYRGWYFQLLGTQALPRQLQLTRLGEGEPAALLLLNDDLQPLYWLPRLNGIVRPASWASDARYESLIEIRDPQVRFAVVLMAEQWRQQSWSMTARWSYGTTSP, from the coding sequence ATGCCAGCGTTTGCCGCAGACAGCGACTACTACACCTGGGTCGATGAGCAGGGTCGAGTGCATAACAGCCCGAAGCCTGGTTTCGCGGTTGCTCCTAAGCCAGGCGCTGAGCGCGGTGCAAATTCTGAGACCCAACCCGGTATAAATCAAAACGACTCTGCAACGCCTGAGGTCAATAACGGCTCATCATCGTCGGAGTTTGATCCGGCTGATTTTCCAGACGAAGCCGAAGTGATTCGTCGTCAACAGCAACAGTTGCAACAGCAGCCGCCGTTTTATATTTGGGTGGACGAGCGGGGCGTATCGCATATTCAGACGTTTACGGTGGGTGAAGGCACCGCTCCTGTCGTGCCAGAAGCCGCAACTTTTGATCATATTTTAATCCCACCTTTTCGCTGGCAGCACAATGCCAGCGATTGCTGCGAGCGGTATTTGTTTGCTTTTAAACAGGCTTTGCCAGCCGATGAGACTCAATCCTTCGATGCATTTGATCGCGCGCAGCCGTTTTTGTGGCAGGGGCAGGCTTATCGTGGCTGGTACTTTCAATTGCTCGGGACGCAAGCGCTGCCCAGGCAGTTGCAGTTAACTCGCCTTGGTGAGGGCGAGCCGGCGGCTCTGTTGCTACTCAATGACGATTTGCAGCCGTTGTACTGGCTGCCGCGCTTGAATGGTATAGTGCGCCCCGCCAGTTGGGCGAGTGACGCCCGCTATGAGTCTTTAATAGAAATTCGCGACCCACAGGTTCGTTTCGCCGTTGTGCTGATGGCAGAGCAATGGCGACAACAGTCGTGGTCGATGACAGCACGATGGTCTTATGGAACGACATCCCCTTAA
- a CDS encoding alpha/beta fold hydrolase has protein sequence MERHPLNITTNSAHQHALLLQYPQYSTGPRMVMLHGSGVAGEYTWTYLCNYLRGWSEILLLDLAEMGQSRFALDMPWQASSYATQLQELLERLDWQTFDLAAYSFGGMVAWAWMNQHPLDGRLFLLEPAMLGGVEPATLVNKAEAYRQLSHQLMAQPDRLDLYREFLDIVSPVRPDNPQADELTATRLAENPAGFARALNTVATELMQHADEFVQWQAPVSGMSFVGSLSPQEMHQRHQMLAEQNLPSWQYVSIAGADHRLVYTHSRQIAAAMNKMV, from the coding sequence ATGGAACGACATCCCCTTAATATCACCACCAACAGTGCGCATCAGCACGCGCTACTGCTGCAATACCCACAATATTCGACCGGCCCGCGCATGGTGATGCTGCACGGTTCGGGCGTGGCCGGTGAATATACTTGGACTTATTTATGCAATTATTTGCGTGGATGGTCGGAAATATTGTTGCTCGATCTTGCAGAAATGGGACAGTCGCGCTTTGCCCTAGACATGCCTTGGCAAGCCTCGTCGTATGCCACGCAATTGCAGGAGCTGTTAGAGCGCTTAGATTGGCAAACGTTTGATCTGGCGGCTTATTCCTTTGGTGGCATGGTGGCGTGGGCATGGATGAATCAGCATCCGCTGGATGGCCGACTGTTTTTGTTGGAGCCAGCCATGTTGGGTGGTGTGGAGCCGGCTACGTTGGTGAATAAGGCAGAGGCCTATCGGCAATTGTCGCACCAGCTGATGGCGCAGCCTGATCGTCTCGACTTGTATCGTGAATTTCTCGATATCGTCTCGCCTGTTCGTCCAGACAATCCGCAAGCCGACGAGCTGACAGCGACTCGTTTAGCGGAAAATCCTGCCGGTTTTGCGCGTGCCTTAAATACTGTGGCGACGGAATTGATGCAGCACGCCGATGAGTTTGTTCAATGGCAAGCGCCGGTGTCGGGTATGAGTTTTGTTGGCAGTTTGTCGCCGCAAGAAATGCATCAGCGCCACCAAATGTTGGCTGAGCAAAACCTGCCCAGCTGGCAGTACGTATCCATCGCAGGCGCCGATCACCGTCTGGTATATACCCATTCCCGTCAAATCGCGGCAGCGATGAATAAAATGGTTTAG
- a CDS encoding DUF6160 family protein, translating into MKLLKKASLAAAIAAAPFAAQALQPLDDATLSNATGQSGVTIEIDIDSSGISIGEIEYTDQGSVVLQNIQVRNVDGLTQTIDVDTYGNLLIGMSSVDDMQVSIGGLQGAEFTSALALKSTAGEMTEVINNIDMQLDIGESKTAIMNLAASGNTVDFSSVGGFGNNSSVGISDLPASAQSGAVAILSKASIKIDNMNIGAFGYTRAQAEANQVVIEDGISNNNARSVDVANEIFDSYNQEMGLNPGDAGYMSSVAAGATLTQDQKDVLVSVVANGAAVHVQGLQFYKDNNGTKEAATIEQTIWAKGGSAALGGGVYIQVGKIEGTLDIAGIHMGGESIGGLKVSDINLSGMTQRIYGHN; encoded by the coding sequence ATGAAACTTCTCAAAAAAGCGTCTCTCGCCGCGGCCATCGCTGCTGCCCCGTTCGCAGCCCAAGCATTGCAGCCACTGGATGATGCGACGTTATCAAACGCCACTGGTCAGTCCGGTGTGACCATTGAGATCGATATTGATAGCTCGGGTATCAGCATCGGTGAGATTGAATACACGGACCAGGGCTCTGTCGTTCTGCAAAACATACAAGTTCGCAATGTTGATGGCCTTACTCAAACCATTGATGTTGACACCTATGGTAACCTGTTGATCGGTATGTCCAGTGTTGATGATATGCAGGTGTCCATTGGCGGGCTGCAGGGCGCTGAATTTACCAGTGCGCTTGCTCTAAAGTCGACCGCCGGCGAAATGACTGAAGTTATCAATAATATTGATATGCAGCTGGATATTGGTGAATCTAAAACAGCAATTATGAACCTTGCAGCTAGCGGTAATACTGTCGACTTCAGCAGTGTCGGAGGGTTTGGCAATAATTCTAGTGTCGGTATTTCCGATCTTCCTGCATCAGCTCAGAGTGGGGCTGTTGCAATCCTCTCTAAAGCATCTATTAAAATTGATAACATGAACATTGGTGCTTTTGGTTACACAAGAGCCCAGGCGGAGGCAAACCAAGTTGTCATCGAAGACGGTATTTCAAATAACAATGCCCGATCTGTTGATGTAGCGAATGAGATTTTTGACAGTTATAACCAAGAGATGGGACTTAATCCCGGTGATGCAGGCTATATGAGTTCTGTTGCGGCGGGCGCCACTCTGACTCAGGATCAAAAAGACGTCTTGGTGTCGGTTGTAGCGAACGGCGCTGCAGTTCATGTGCAAGGTCTTCAGTTCTACAAGGATAACAATGGCACAAAAGAAGCTGCAACTATCGAGCAGACGATATGGGCTAAGGGTGGTTCGGCTGCTCTTGGTGGTGGCGTATATATTCAAGTAGGTAAGATCGAAGGTACCTTGGATATCGCTGGTATCCATATGGGTGGTGAGTCGATTGGTGGCTTGAAAGTTTCTGACATCAACTTGAGCGGCATGACCCAGCGTATCTACGGTCACAACTAA